The genome window CTATTTTCTAAATAGAGAGGGATAATCACTTAGCCACAAAAGTCAGTGCTCCATAATTTCAGTCCATATGACCCAACCATTCTCAAAATTATTAGCCCAAGATTGAAATGGTTAATTATGAATGCAACTCAAAAGGAATATTATATCAAAATGTGAACTAAGACAAGATCAAATACTTTTCACCTAGACAATAACTTGTTCTAGCAAAATGACAATTGTTTTAGCTCAgggaaaaattataatttggaaaAGAACTAATTCAAAACCTCACAAGGTCCATCAAAATCACATCATTTAGCCCAGAATCAAAATAAGTACAAAGTAactaatacaaaacaaaaatccaatccGACTTGTGAACTAATACCGATTCAAGACCCAATAAACCCAGTTTCCTCATTTAACTTAGAAATCAAAATGAACAAGAGTGGaactcaggaaaaaaaaaaaaccgagtACCCAAATAGACTTATGAGCTAAAACTGATTCAAACCCAAGAATGCTCATCAAAGACACATCATTTACTACAAGAATCAAAATGGGCATGAATGAGAATCACAAGAAACAGTGCAATACCTTCTGGGGAACTCTTTTTTCAACTTGAAGCTATCCTTACGAGACTTTTGAAGGCTCACAGGGAAGCAGCAacctgacattttttttttcagcacaACCTTTGAGGACCTCTATCAATGTTCAGAAAACCGAAATAGATAGTACTATTGGAAGTTGCTAACAAGAACATGAACTAGAAAGCCAGAGAGGTTTAGAATAATACCATTTTTGTCCCTCGTTTCAATCTGTGTAGGGCTATTTTGTTCTTCTCCACTGTTCCCTGATCCGTACGTAGCCTACTGTATCTCAAAATCTAAACTCGTCTggaactttgattttttttttttatatcatctGACTATGAATCCGTGAAGACCGTGACTgagattcttttttcttattctcttcaAAGTCTAAACAAAAAGTCCGAACACAACCACCTGCTTATGTTTCCCCATTTTTATGTTATGGGGATCACAATCCAGTTTTCTAACTGTAGTTTAGTCACTGTAAAGTCCAGTAAGCTCAGATATTGCCACATCAGATGGAACCCACCATTAAAGTGGGGGCCAGTAAGctcttattaattattatcttaTCACGTGACCCGTCTAAAAGGCacgaattcaaaatttttgccGAGAGAAAGTAGATGCACacaaataattagaaaatattagGGTCCTCCAATTGGCAAATAGAAATATGACACATGTCTTGTTATTTGCAATGTAAATGACTTTCTTTTGGGTTATTGAAGAAAAACCTAACTCGCTTAATTTGTTGGGTTAGTGAGTCACATGTAATATGACAAGTAAAAATGTTATTTAGAGttaaaatttgtttcaaaaataaattgttaatggTAGGTAAAAAAGTTGTATTTAGTGGTTTGTTAGTAAAAACTTGTCAattcaattattgtgaaaaatattgtaatttttttttttttttggtatagaaTCTATAAATAGCATTGACATTTCTCTTTTCACAACAtcattgataaatttttattatgattttaaaaaatcgaACCACTAAATATAGAAGATTCAGAGTTTTAAAGTTGAACGACTGAATTGATGGCTGAAATGTAATAACATAAGAAtttaataataactaaaatacaaataaatagaGTAAATTAGTAATCTTGATTGTAAAATAATAGTTgttgatatataaataattttcaagtaTATTCCATAACTTATATTGATGTAAAAAAAGTGCCCTTGACTTTCTTGATCATAAGTcaaattaaattacttttttttttttggttatctcTTATTTTTAGACCTAAATTTAATTATTGGTGTAGCTGTAGTTTACTTACATGTGTTTAAGTTTGTTTACCAtggtttgaaaaatgtcacTTAACTCACCTGAGCTAAAATGattttcattattaaataaCAGTAACGCACCTTATCACTTTCtctgataaaaataaaaacataacaaaaacaaagaaattaagatctaaactaaaaaaattaaaaaaatttaaaaaaataagaagaagaagaaatccaTATTGTAATCAAAATTAGTAATCTACtaagtgagtgtttggattgcactgaaaCACGGCTGACATCTACGTTTGCGTTTTACTCACTAGGACCCACGGCTACAGTGCCCATGAAATAAACGCAGCAACTTTAGCTGAAACGCATAAACAAAAACCTGAATGCACCATTTCAATAAAACACTGCATGCGTGTATTGTTCATGGACCACATCACTTAAGGAAATATGTTGCTACAATTCTCTGAACAATGCGTTTTGTTTTAACTTAAAAACATTGGATAtttcactcatcactcatctgACCCACGAAGCAGAGGAGTGAAACACAAAATGGTGCGCAACGCCAACGACTAATTTCACAGACggtcttcttctttctctcaacTAATGTGGCAGAGATGTCTTCAATGCTCCGTCCTTTTTATCTTCAATGAATTGCACCTACCCACCAACTAATAAACCACCAAAACAAAGGAAACCCATTAAGCAGAACAAACGAACCCAATCCCCTCTGTTTTTCCTTCACTTGAGCTCATCTTCTCTCCGCTTGGGACGTTGTTGCCACCACTGTGGGTGAGAGACACTGCATTTATCTGTAAGTTATGTTTAACTTCTCATACTCTTTGATGTGTTGGTGTTATACATTTATCTGTAAGTTGTGTTCTGCATTTAAGGATCAATTGTGTTCAacttttgtttgtgatttttgtgttttccatGAAATTAATATGTGggtttctttttcctttgtgtAATTTTGTGTGTTTCTCTTCCTGCCTATGTTTGTATTTAGATTTTGTGAGTTTAATTTGCATTTTTCATGTGGGCATGTGCAATCGATTATGATATGCATACAAACTGTTTCTCGAAATGCCTCAATGAGTATAGAATTCTATTATAACAAAAATGGTTAAGGGGAAATCAAAGGACGTAGATAATGATGTGAGAACTGGGTGGAAAGATCTAATGGAACTAAAAgctttttgtgatttgtgtgcTGCTCAAGTCCTAGAAGGTAAAAGGAATTGAGGATTTTTTAGAAAGGAAGGGGTTGATGTAATGATTAAGTAGTTGGGTGAAATGGGCAAAGTGGTGTCTCACTTGCAGTTTAAAAACAAATAGGATCATCTGAGAAAACAGTGGAAGACTTGGAAGCAACTTTTTGAGTGTGAGACTAGGTTGGGTTATGATCTTGACACTGGAAGGATTAAGGTTACTGATGAGTGGTGGACCCAAAAGCTTAAGGTTAGTTGCCTTTACATAATTGTAAAAAACTCAATTGTCTACAACTATATTGTGCCGTAACTATTGGTTGTACACATGTAGGCATGTCCCAAGGCATCAACCATTCGCCACAAAGGTTTGTCGAATGTTGGTTCTATGGAAATCATGTTTGAAGGCACGATTGCAACAGAGAAAAATGCATGGACCCCAAGTGGTGAAATACCAAAGGAATGCATCGAAGGGTCTAGGGACTCCACTAGTAGCAAAGAATTTATTGACCCCCAATGTCAGCCCTCTGTAGATGTTGACCCAATATAAGTTGAAGGTCCATCATTGTTGAGGGCAAGACTGATAGTGAATAAGGGAAAAGGCTTGGCAAGCGATGTCCACATTTTCAGGGGAATTCACaagaaaccaagaaaaaaatgttcAATTGTGCAAGAGATGTCCGACTCTTTGAAGAACATCTCAGATATTATTGTTGAAAGTAGAAGTGTAAGTATTTGTACACCATTTGCTTCTACAGGAACTGCTGAGGTTCAAGCAGTTATGGACATGGTGTTGAGTTTTCTTGGGGTGCAATCAGGTGATCACCTTTATATGTTCAGCTCCTGCTTCTTCATGGGAAACCAAGAGGCTAGGAATATGTTTGCAGTACATAGTCATCAAAAGGAGTTCCAGCTGAAGTGGCTAGAGATACAGTACCAACTACTCCCCAAGCTTCATTTGTGAAGGAAAGGGAATTGTTTCGATAGGGGTTGCTTCTAATTGTGTTGTAGTAATCGAATTTTCTCTATGTACTTgttgctctctttttttcttttttttttttattggcagAAACAATGCTTACCCTGGGTGTGTACGTAATTATTGGGTACTCTTTCTATTGTGGTAGTAATAAAAAATGGGCATTCATCCTCTTTGGTTTTGCTCTTTGGTTATTAAAGTACTCATACATACTagtttatttgtaatttttaattttcaatgaaaatggAATATGTAACATGCATATTCAATTTGAAGATGTTCTATGGCTACAATGGAAGATAATGGCCAATGATGGCACTGCTTGGTTTAAATTTGCAATTTGAAAGTTAATTGGGGGGAGTAGAGAACAATAATAATACACTAATATGATTTAAGCGTTGTGCATTAGTTGTAACTTATGAGATTTAGGGTCTTGACAAAACTTGAGGCATGTCATGAATGAATTTAGTTAACCTTCAATTTTATGTGATGTGCACAATATAATTTAGATATGGTCACTGCCAAAGAGCTTGCCCCAAGTTTTTCATTGATGTTTTGGCAGAACCAGCTTTCAAGTGGTAAGCTTTGTCTATGTCCTTTATTATAAGTATTAGATTATGATGTGTTTTATGGTCATTAACAATCCATTGCTTATCAATGGTTAAGCTTTTGTGattgataaaatatttatttcaattacACGTTCAAATTACTAATGTAGTTAGAGAATTAAAGAGCTCAATCAATTATTGTTGACAACATGCCTTATAATTATAAGGGGTTGAAGACTAGATGTCATGCATGTTTATTTATTCACAAGATATTAAACTATGAAGAAACTTCACTTTAAATACCATACTACATTCACATAAACACATATTAGTTTATAACCTATTCACATAAGCACACATTAGAAGTAATCACATGAACAAGTTAATGGGATGAAGTG of Quercus lobata isolate SW786 chromosome 8, ValleyOak3.0 Primary Assembly, whole genome shotgun sequence contains these proteins:
- the LOC115957032 gene encoding uncharacterized protein LOC115957032 — translated: MVKGKSKDVDNDVRTGWKDLMELKAFCDLCAAQDHLRKQWKTWKQLFECETRLGYDLDTGRIKVTDEWWTQKLKACPKASTIRHKGLSNVGSMEIMFEGTIATEKNAWTPSGEIPKECIEGSRDSTSSKEFIDPQCQPSVDVDPI